From a region of the Oryza sativa Japonica Group chromosome 6, ASM3414082v1 genome:
- the LOC112939425 gene encoding uncharacterized protein gives MSLLPLLLRPVVRAAASVARRPASAVATVLHRAGALPRNRGLERLVRDDMLVGGDHNFIAHFVVGFMRCLC, from the exons ATG TCGCTGCTGCCGTTGTTGCTGCGGCCCGTGgtgcgcgccgcggcgagcgtggcgaggcggccggcgtctgcggtggcgacggtgctGCACCGCGCCGGCGCGCTCCCGAGGAACCGGGGGCTGGAGCGCCTCGTCAGGGACGACATGCTCGTCGGGGGTGACCACAACTTCATCGCGCATTTCGTCGTCGGCTTCATGCGCTGCCTGTGTTAG